A window of Thermococcus aggregans contains these coding sequences:
- the deoC gene encoding deoxyribose-phosphate aldolase produces MDIAKYIDHTNLKPYATKEDIKKLCEEAKKYGFYAVCVNPYRVKFAKEQLKGTDIKVASVIGFPLGAIPTEVKVFEAKRALEDGADELDMVINIGALKDKDYEYVKNDIAEVVKVAHEKGAIVKVIIETCYLTDEEKEIACKLAMEAGADFVKTSTGFGTGGATVEDVKLMRRVVGDKLGVKAAGGIRTYEQALEMIKAGANRIGTSSGVQIVEGAKKSQKEIESSKEN; encoded by the coding sequence ATGGATATTGCGAAGTATATAGACCACACGAACCTGAAGCCCTATGCTACAAAGGAGGACATAAAAAAGCTTTGTGAGGAGGCAAAGAAATACGGATTCTATGCTGTCTGTGTAAATCCCTATAGAGTAAAATTCGCAAAAGAACAACTCAAAGGCACAGACATTAAAGTTGCAAGCGTAATTGGGTTCCCCCTTGGAGCAATACCTACTGAAGTGAAGGTTTTCGAAGCAAAAAGAGCCCTCGAAGATGGGGCAGACGAGCTTGATATGGTAATCAACATCGGCGCATTGAAGGATAAAGACTATGAGTACGTTAAAAACGACATAGCAGAAGTCGTTAAAGTTGCTCACGAGAAAGGGGCAATAGTGAAGGTTATAATTGAGACGTGCTACCTTACCGACGAAGAAAAAGAAATAGCCTGTAAGCTCGCTATGGAAGCTGGAGCAGACTTCGTCAAAACATCAACAGGATTTGGAACCGGGGGAGCAACAGTCGAGGACGTCAAGCTGATGCGTAGAGTCGTGGGAGACAAGCTTGGAGTGAAAGCCGCAGGGGGTATAAGAACCTACGAACAAGCTCTTGAGATGATAAAGGCAGGCGCAAACAGAATTGGCACTTCAAGTGGTGTGCAGATCGTAGAGGGTGCCAAAAAGAGTCAAAAAGAAATCGAATCTTCAAAAGAAAATTGA
- a CDS encoding ECF transporter S component — MSMEAIAPYGKWVLITVAVLYFVYLFVLKKKVFEVAVGVALSGIMAALVAVVTMFIQIPTPLTRGYINVGDSMVMLVAVLFGPTIGAFAGGFGSAMADVITGYAHWAPFTLVIKGVEGFVVGYITSKKDDFTTILLATILGGALMVSGYFLVEVYFYGWGGAISSLPGNTLQAVTGIVVGGGVGHIVKRRVKDMLVSLQI, encoded by the coding sequence ATGAGTATGGAAGCAATTGCGCCTTATGGTAAGTGGGTCTTAATAACCGTTGCAGTCCTTTACTTTGTTTACCTCTTCGTGCTTAAGAAGAAAGTGTTTGAGGTTGCAGTTGGTGTGGCTCTTTCAGGCATAATGGCCGCACTGGTAGCTGTAGTGACAATGTTCATCCAAATTCCGACTCCTCTAACGAGAGGATACATTAACGTTGGAGACAGCATGGTAATGCTTGTGGCAGTCCTCTTTGGGCCAACGATAGGTGCATTCGCAGGTGGCTTTGGTTCTGCAATGGCTGATGTAATTACCGGCTACGCACATTGGGCGCCATTTACGCTGGTGATAAAGGGAGTGGAAGGATTCGTCGTTGGATACATAACATCAAAAAAGGACGACTTCACGACAATCCTCTTGGCAACAATCCTTGGTGGAGCGCTGATGGTCTCAGGGTACTTCCTTGTTGAGGTATATTTCTACGGATGGGGAGGAGCCATCTCCTCACTTCCCGGAAACACCCTCCAAGCAGTTACCGGAATCGTCGTGGGTGGTGGAGTAGGACACATAGTAAAAAGAAGAGTCAAAGACATGCTGGTATCTCTTCAAATTTAA
- a CDS encoding cation diffusion facilitator family transporter — MEELYRPLIVSIFGNILLAILKVLVGLMYSSLALISDGIHSLSDVVTSVIGYIGVKISSKPADKTHPFGHSRFEPLFALFIGMGLFLVAYEIGKDALERIFVGYVIEVNSLMFAVVVVSILSKEAMTQYSLRVGRKLNNQILIADAYHHRSDALSSVAVLIGLLFQKLGFGYGDALAGLIVALMIGKAAVEIVLRNVHYLTGTSPPFELCEKIKKTALEVEGVIGVHDLRAHYVGPKLHVELHIEVPPHLTLKEAHDISEEVKKRIENLDEVEVAFVHVDIKGVTE; from the coding sequence ATGGAAGAACTCTACAGGCCTCTGATAGTCAGTATTTTTGGAAATATTCTTTTGGCCATTCTCAAAGTTCTTGTGGGGCTCATGTATTCAAGTTTAGCTTTGATTTCCGATGGCATTCACTCCCTCTCAGACGTTGTTACGAGCGTTATAGGCTACATAGGAGTTAAGATATCCTCAAAGCCAGCCGATAAGACTCACCCCTTTGGGCACTCCAGATTCGAACCCTTGTTTGCCCTCTTCATTGGTATGGGACTCTTTCTGGTTGCCTATGAGATAGGTAAAGATGCTTTAGAGAGAATTTTCGTTGGATACGTCATTGAAGTCAACTCGCTTATGTTTGCCGTTGTTGTGGTCTCTATTCTCTCAAAAGAAGCTATGACACAATACTCCCTTAGAGTGGGGAGGAAACTCAACAACCAGATATTGATTGCAGATGCATACCACCACAGAAGTGACGCCCTGAGCAGCGTAGCAGTGTTAATAGGCTTGCTCTTTCAGAAACTTGGGTTTGGCTATGGAGATGCCTTGGCAGGGCTTATTGTGGCATTGATGATAGGAAAAGCAGCCGTTGAGATAGTCCTCAGGAATGTGCACTACCTAACCGGCACTTCTCCGCCGTTTGAACTTTGTGAAAAAATTAAAAAAACTGCCCTTGAGGTGGAGGGTGTTATCGGCGTTCACGACCTAAGGGCGCACTATGTTGGGCCAAAACTTCATGTTGAACTGCATATAGAGGTTCCCCCGCATTTGACTCTTAAAGAGGCCCATGACATAAGCGAAGAAGTTAAAAAGAGAATCGAAAACCTCGATGAGGTTGAGGTTGCATTTGTTCATGTTGACATCAAAGGGGTAACGGAGTGA
- a CDS encoding radical SAM protein: protein MKKLKVYIPGVSFPSISLTGNYCALNCAHCGRHYLEGMKKVTKQSLLEYCKSLEKEGCKGCLLSGGMDSRLKVPLDLYSSEIERIKKGTKLKLNAHVGFIDERDLEWIRHVDVVSLDFVGSDEVIKRVYKIEKGVKDYIEILELLVSNGVKVAPHITIGLDFGKVWWEYKAIDMLVEYPIDVLVLNVLIPTKGTEMEGIAVPSVEESLKVVKYAREKFNGELSIGCMRPLGKWRLEFDKGAIENGIDRITNPPRKVIEWAKKIREVEIIYECCVM, encoded by the coding sequence TTGAAAAAGCTCAAAGTTTACATACCGGGAGTTTCTTTTCCATCAATCTCTCTTACTGGAAACTACTGCGCCTTAAACTGCGCTCACTGCGGGAGGCATTATCTTGAAGGAATGAAGAAGGTTACAAAACAGAGTCTCCTTGAATACTGCAAGTCTCTTGAAAAAGAGGGTTGTAAAGGCTGTCTCTTAAGTGGAGGAATGGATTCCCGCCTGAAAGTACCGCTCGATCTCTATTCTTCGGAGATAGAGCGAATAAAAAAGGGAACAAAGTTAAAACTCAACGCCCACGTTGGATTCATAGATGAAAGGGACTTAGAATGGATAAGGCATGTAGATGTGGTTTCGCTCGATTTTGTGGGTAGTGATGAAGTCATCAAAAGGGTCTATAAAATAGAAAAGGGCGTTAAAGATTACATTGAGATATTGGAGCTTTTAGTATCGAATGGAGTTAAAGTTGCACCGCACATAACGATTGGCCTGGACTTTGGAAAGGTCTGGTGGGAGTATAAGGCCATTGACATGCTTGTGGAATATCCAATTGATGTCTTGGTTCTTAATGTGCTGATTCCCACAAAAGGGACAGAAATGGAAGGCATAGCTGTTCCTTCTGTAGAAGAGAGTCTAAAAGTTGTCAAATACGCAAGGGAGAAATTTAATGGCGAGCTGAGCATTGGATGCATGCGGCCCCTCGGAAAATGGAGGCTGGAGTTTGACAAAGGAGCAATAGAGAATGGGATCGACAGAATAACGAATCCCCCAAGAAAAGTCATCGAATGGGCAAAAAAGATAAGGGAAGTGGAAATCATTTACGAATGCTGCGTTATGTGA
- a CDS encoding ferritin family protein, protein MKLEELLQKIVHQENELYNLYKLGETFATYEYPHLTGHFQWLASEELRHRDTIEKFISEKTLEGTPVIDYVDLLSLEPYFQDGRAEPQTLNDLVLEALIREKHSYELYNKLSEILSGSLSEIFKMMAQEELKHAYRLKIIYEGLEE, encoded by the coding sequence ATGAAGCTCGAAGAGCTTTTGCAAAAGATAGTTCATCAGGAGAATGAGCTTTACAACCTTTACAAACTTGGAGAGACCTTTGCGACTTATGAGTATCCTCACTTAACCGGGCATTTCCAGTGGCTCGCAAGTGAGGAGTTAAGGCATAGAGACACAATCGAAAAATTTATCAGTGAAAAGACGCTTGAGGGTACTCCGGTTATAGACTACGTTGACTTGCTAAGTCTGGAACCTTACTTCCAAGATGGGAGGGCTGAGCCGCAAACTCTAAACGATCTCGTTCTTGAAGCGCTTATAAGGGAGAAACACAGCTATGAACTGTATAACAAGTTGAGTGAAATCTTAAGCGGCTCCCTAAGCGAGATATTTAAGATGATGGCTCAAGAAGAGCTCAAACATGCCTACAGGCTGAAGATTATCTATGAAGGCCTAGAGGAATAG
- a CDS encoding adenosylcobalamin-dependent ribonucleoside-diphosphate reductase — translation MPVEKVMKRDGRIVPFDESRIRWAIQRAMWEVGVRDENLLDKIVKDVVDRINELYEGQIPHIENIQDIVELELMRNGLFEVAKAYIIYRKKKAEIREEKRKILNKEKLDEIDKRFSINALRVLASRYLIRNEEGKIIESPKQLFERVAILAAIPDLLYDERVFSKDGNYTQDLKRVEYYLQNFENFDGVYSIGRFKLNKYHFERMVNLYKELAEQGKMKVSIDEFLKMLENGEFDKYEEVVEEFFNLMVNQVFMPNTPALINSGRPLGMLSACFVVPIEDDMESIMKAAHDVAIIQKMGGGCIDGNARILFENEGEEHLTTMAEMYERYKTLGEFYDPEYHRWGINVEKVPIYVKSFDPAKKRVTRGKVTVIWRYELGEEVTKYEIKTNKGTKILTSPWHPFFVLTPEFDVIEKRADELREGDILVGGVPDEDTPEFLFDYWLAGFIAGDGCFDKYHSHVKGHEYIYDRLRIYDYRAETFDIINKHLEKTFGRRYTLQKDRNIYYIDIKAGKITSHYLELLDGIDNGIPPKILKNGRDAVLSFIAGLFDAEGHVNNKPGIELGMTNKKLIDAITHYLNALGVKARMREKPRKDGVDYVVHVGEYSSLLRFYELVGKHLRNKEKREKLENLISKHKGGTFGLPLSFEAFKKWASKHGVEFKTNGSQTLAIIKNEKISLGQWHTRGRVSKATLVKMLRKLYDATGAEDVRKMLHLVEGLEVVREISTTNEPKTFYDLTVEKYQNYLAGENGMIFVHNTGINFSKLRPEGDLVGTTTGAASGPISFMHLIDAVSNVIKQGGVRRGANMGILEVWHPDIEKFIHAKEQNVGTNVLSNFNISVGLWEDFWEALREGKKYPLINPRTGKKVKEVDPKSLFEELAYMAWAKADPGVVFFDVINKRNVLEPAKGEKIRATNPCVVGETKILTEAGEMTIKELFELAKSKSAETLDVLDEGALGEGGEPRAYLSPVKVIASNGEKVEAYVWKVGFKPAIKIVLEDGTELIGDEEHEVKVNGEYVRLKDLQVGACVEVYPEGCKKVIHIEPVGSKLVYTLTMKKVHEYIANGIVSKNCGEEPLYDYESCNLASINLAKFVKYDDKGKPYFDWEEYAYVIQKVAKYLDNTIDVNKFPLPEIDYNTKLTRRIGVGMMGLADALFKLGIPYNSKEGYDFMRKATEYLTFYAYKYSIEAAKKRGTFPLYEKTKYPEGELPVEGYYHREIWSLPWDELVEEIKKHGVRNAMVTTCPPTGSVSMIADTSSGIEPVFALVYKKSVTVGEFYYVDPVFEAELKKRGLYNDEILQKISDNYGSVQGLEEIPEEMQRVFVTAMDIHWLDHLLAQASIQLWLTDSASKTINMPNDATVEDVKAAYLLAHALGCKGVTVYRDGSLSVQVYSVEGEKKKRVPAKPSEYAKKILREIVEREPWLKKFIDVEAIIDGTNGKEVPTFSLNLPKTKKPAKEDVEERNLKDLLGVAYCPVCYEKDGELVELRMESGCATCPKCGWSKCVIS, via the coding sequence ATGCCAGTTGAAAAAGTGATGAAAAGAGATGGCCGAATAGTTCCTTTCGATGAGAGCCGTATAAGATGGGCTATACAAAGGGCAATGTGGGAAGTTGGAGTTAGGGATGAGAATCTTCTCGATAAGATTGTTAAAGATGTCGTTGATAGAATTAATGAGCTTTACGAAGGGCAGATTCCCCACATAGAAAACATTCAGGATATAGTTGAGCTCGAATTAATGAGAAATGGCCTTTTTGAGGTTGCCAAAGCTTACATAATCTACAGAAAGAAGAAAGCCGAAATTAGGGAGGAGAAAAGAAAAATCCTGAATAAAGAAAAGCTCGATGAAATAGACAAGCGCTTTTCAATAAACGCTTTGAGAGTTTTGGCAAGCAGATACCTCATAAGGAACGAAGAAGGAAAGATCATCGAAAGCCCAAAACAGCTCTTTGAGAGGGTAGCTATTTTAGCAGCGATTCCGGACCTTCTTTATGACGAAAGAGTGTTCTCTAAAGACGGAAACTACACTCAGGACTTGAAGAGGGTTGAGTACTATCTGCAGAACTTTGAGAACTTTGACGGCGTTTACAGCATAGGCCGCTTTAAGCTTAACAAGTACCACTTCGAAAGAATGGTAAACCTCTACAAAGAGCTGGCAGAACAAGGGAAAATGAAAGTAAGCATCGACGAGTTCTTGAAGATGCTTGAGAACGGTGAGTTCGACAAATACGAAGAGGTTGTAGAGGAGTTCTTTAACTTAATGGTAAACCAAGTTTTTATGCCCAACACCCCCGCTTTAATAAACTCCGGAAGACCCTTGGGAATGCTTTCTGCGTGCTTTGTTGTTCCAATAGAAGATGACATGGAAAGCATAATGAAGGCTGCCCATGATGTAGCCATAATACAAAAAATGGGTGGTGGGTGCATAGACGGGAATGCTAGGATACTCTTCGAGAACGAAGGCGAGGAGCATCTAACAACGATGGCGGAAATGTACGAGCGCTACAAAACTCTCGGCGAATTTTACGACCCAGAATATCATCGCTGGGGAATAAATGTTGAAAAGGTTCCGATATACGTAAAATCATTTGATCCTGCAAAGAAGAGAGTCACCAGAGGGAAAGTCACCGTTATCTGGAGGTATGAGCTTGGTGAAGAAGTGACTAAGTATGAAATCAAGACTAACAAAGGCACTAAGATTCTAACATCCCCATGGCACCCGTTCTTTGTACTCACGCCCGAGTTTGATGTCATTGAAAAGAGAGCAGATGAGCTCAGGGAAGGGGATATTTTAGTTGGAGGAGTTCCGGATGAGGATACCCCTGAGTTCCTCTTTGATTACTGGCTTGCTGGATTTATAGCAGGCGATGGATGTTTTGATAAGTATCACTCGCATGTCAAGGGACACGAATACATCTACGACAGATTGAGGATATATGACTACAGGGCTGAAACCTTTGATATAATCAACAAGCATCTTGAGAAAACCTTTGGAAGGAGATATACCCTTCAGAAGGACAGGAACATTTACTACATTGACATAAAAGCCGGAAAAATAACCTCACACTACTTGGAACTCTTGGATGGGATAGACAATGGGATCCCACCAAAAATTCTCAAGAATGGTCGTGATGCCGTGTTATCATTTATAGCTGGGCTTTTTGATGCTGAGGGACACGTCAACAACAAACCGGGTATCGAACTTGGAATGACAAACAAAAAGCTGATAGATGCTATCACTCACTACTTAAACGCTCTTGGAGTAAAGGCTAGGATGAGAGAGAAACCTAGAAAAGACGGAGTTGATTATGTAGTTCACGTTGGGGAGTACTCTTCACTTCTCAGGTTCTATGAGCTCGTAGGAAAGCACCTTCGGAACAAGGAGAAGAGAGAGAAACTTGAAAATCTCATAAGCAAACATAAGGGAGGAACCTTTGGTCTTCCGCTCAGCTTTGAGGCGTTTAAGAAATGGGCATCAAAGCATGGCGTTGAGTTTAAAACGAACGGCAGTCAGACCCTAGCCATAATCAAAAACGAAAAAATATCTCTTGGCCAGTGGCACACCAGAGGAAGGGTTTCGAAAGCGACCCTCGTGAAAATGCTTAGAAAGCTCTACGACGCAACAGGAGCTGAAGATGTTAGGAAAATGCTCCACCTTGTCGAAGGTCTTGAGGTGGTTAGGGAAATAAGCACAACAAATGAGCCAAAGACCTTCTACGACCTTACCGTGGAAAAATACCAGAATTACCTTGCCGGTGAGAATGGAATGATTTTCGTCCACAACACGGGAATTAACTTCTCAAAGCTCCGTCCTGAGGGGGATTTAGTGGGAACGACAACGGGAGCAGCTTCGGGGCCAATTAGCTTCATGCACCTCATAGATGCTGTTAGCAATGTTATAAAACAAGGTGGAGTAAGAAGAGGAGCTAACATGGGCATCCTCGAAGTCTGGCACCCAGATATTGAAAAATTCATCCACGCAAAAGAGCAGAACGTTGGAACCAATGTTTTGAGCAACTTCAACATAAGTGTTGGTCTTTGGGAGGATTTCTGGGAGGCTCTCAGAGAAGGCAAGAAGTACCCCCTAATTAACCCAAGAACAGGAAAGAAAGTGAAGGAAGTTGATCCCAAGAGCCTTTTCGAAGAGCTGGCATACATGGCATGGGCAAAGGCTGATCCTGGTGTAGTCTTCTTTGATGTAATAAACAAGAGGAACGTTTTGGAGCCTGCTAAAGGCGAAAAGATAAGAGCAACCAACCCGTGTGTTGTTGGGGAGACCAAGATTTTGACCGAAGCTGGAGAAATGACAATTAAAGAGCTGTTTGAGCTTGCCAAGTCAAAGAGCGCCGAAACTCTCGACGTTCTTGATGAAGGAGCACTTGGAGAGGGAGGCGAACCAAGAGCATACCTGAGCCCAGTTAAAGTAATAGCATCAAACGGTGAAAAAGTCGAAGCATACGTTTGGAAGGTTGGATTCAAGCCAGCGATAAAAATTGTTCTCGAAGATGGAACGGAGCTCATAGGTGATGAAGAGCACGAAGTCAAGGTTAACGGAGAGTATGTACGGCTGAAGGATCTTCAAGTAGGAGCATGTGTTGAAGTTTATCCCGAGGGATGCAAGAAGGTCATACACATAGAGCCTGTTGGCAGTAAACTAGTTTACACACTGACTATGAAAAAAGTCCATGAATACATAGCAAACGGTATAGTCAGTAAGAACTGTGGAGAAGAGCCTCTCTACGACTACGAATCTTGTAATCTGGCCTCTATAAACCTCGCAAAGTTCGTAAAGTATGACGACAAAGGAAAGCCCTACTTTGACTGGGAGGAGTACGCCTATGTGATTCAAAAGGTAGCTAAGTATCTCGACAACACTATCGACGTCAACAAGTTCCCTCTTCCGGAGATCGACTACAATACGAAGCTCACAAGAAGAATAGGTGTCGGAATGATGGGCTTGGCAGATGCGCTCTTCAAGCTCGGTATACCATACAACAGCAAAGAGGGCTACGACTTCATGCGCAAAGCCACGGAATACCTAACGTTCTACGCCTATAAGTACAGTATAGAGGCTGCAAAGAAGAGAGGAACCTTCCCGCTCTACGAAAAGACAAAATACCCGGAGGGAGAGTTGCCTGTGGAAGGCTACTATCACAGGGAAATATGGAGTCTTCCGTGGGACGAGCTCGTTGAGGAAATCAAGAAACACGGCGTAAGGAACGCAATGGTCACTACCTGCCCGCCAACTGGAAGCGTTTCAATGATAGCTGACACTTCAAGCGGAATTGAGCCTGTGTTTGCTCTGGTTTACAAGAAGAGCGTTACCGTTGGAGAGTTCTACTACGTTGATCCCGTCTTCGAGGCAGAGCTTAAGAAGAGAGGTCTCTACAACGATGAGATCCTTCAGAAGATAAGCGATAACTATGGAAGCGTGCAGGGACTGGAGGAAATACCCGAGGAAATGCAGAGAGTTTTTGTAACCGCAATGGACATACACTGGCTTGACCATCTCCTTGCTCAGGCTAGTATTCAGCTCTGGCTTACGGATAGTGCAAGCAAGACAATAAATATGCCCAACGATGCAACGGTTGAGGACGTTAAAGCCGCTTACCTTTTGGCCCACGCGTTAGGATGTAAGGGAGTCACGGTTTACAGGGATGGGAGCTTAAGTGTTCAGGTTTATAGCGTAGAAGGAGAAAAGAAGAAAAGAGTGCCAGCGAAGCCGAGCGAATATGCCAAGAAGATACTAAGGGAAATAGTCGAGAGGGAACCCTGGCTCAAGAAGTTCATCGATGTTGAGGCAATAATAGATGGAACCAACGGAAAAGAAGTTCCAACGTTCTCCCTGAACCTTCCCAAGACAAAAAAACCTGCGAAGGAAGATGTTGAGGAGAGAAACTTAAAAGATCTTCTTGGAGTAGCCTACTGTCCGGTCTGCTACGAGAAAGATGGGGAACTTGTGGAGCTTAGGATGGAGAGTGGCTGTGCAACATGTCCCAAGTGCGGCTGGAGCAAGTGCGTGATCTCTTAG
- a CDS encoding acetyl ornithine aminotransferase family protein gives MVKGPQVKGIPGPKAREIIEKHHKYMATTTNDPNEYFLVIERTEGNYWIDVDGNRILDFSSGIGVLNAGLRNPRVVEALKEQLDKVIHAAGTDYYNPYQVALAEKLDSIAPGDFEKKTFLSNSGTEANEAALKIAKWSTQRKLFIAFIGAFHGRTHGTMSLTASKPVHRSRMFPTMPGVEHVPYPNPYRNPWHIDGYEEPDELVNRVIEYIEDYLFDHYVPPEEVAAFVAEPIQGEGGYVVPPKNFFKELKKVADKHGILIIDDEVQMGMGRTGKMFAIEHFGIAPDIISLAKALGGGVPIGATVFRKDLDFGVPGVHSNTYGGNALACVAALTVIDELENGLIDNAKKLEPLFKERLQEMYDKYEIIGDVRGLGLAWAIEFVKDRKTKEYASKERNQVVVEALKRGLATLGCGKSALRLIPPLTIDEEEAKIGLDILEEAIKTVVS, from the coding sequence ATGGTGAAGGGACCCCAAGTTAAAGGAATCCCCGGACCAAAAGCTAGGGAAATAATAGAGAAACACCACAAATATATGGCAACGACAACAAACGATCCAAACGAGTACTTCTTGGTTATAGAGAGGACGGAAGGCAACTACTGGATTGATGTTGATGGGAACAGAATTCTTGATTTCTCTTCTGGTATCGGAGTCTTAAACGCCGGTCTTAGAAACCCAAGGGTTGTTGAAGCATTGAAGGAACAGCTTGACAAAGTCATCCACGCTGCTGGAACGGATTATTACAACCCATACCAAGTTGCTCTGGCAGAGAAGCTCGATAGCATTGCTCCAGGTGATTTCGAAAAGAAGACTTTCCTTTCAAACAGCGGTACTGAGGCAAATGAAGCGGCTTTAAAGATAGCAAAGTGGTCGACACAAAGAAAGCTCTTCATAGCGTTTATTGGGGCTTTTCACGGAAGGACACATGGAACGATGAGCCTCACCGCAAGCAAACCTGTCCACAGATCAAGAATGTTCCCCACAATGCCAGGTGTTGAGCACGTTCCCTATCCAAACCCCTACAGAAACCCGTGGCACATAGACGGTTATGAAGAACCCGATGAGCTTGTGAACAGGGTTATCGAGTACATTGAAGATTACCTCTTTGATCACTATGTTCCACCGGAGGAAGTGGCTGCCTTCGTGGCTGAGCCAATTCAAGGTGAAGGTGGTTACGTTGTCCCACCAAAGAACTTCTTCAAAGAGCTTAAGAAAGTTGCAGACAAGCACGGCATACTTATCATAGACGATGAAGTCCAGATGGGAATGGGAAGAACTGGTAAGATGTTTGCAATTGAGCACTTTGGAATTGCCCCGGACATAATAAGCCTCGCAAAGGCCCTCGGTGGAGGCGTTCCAATCGGAGCGACTGTATTCAGGAAGGACCTTGACTTTGGAGTCCCCGGAGTGCACAGCAACACATACGGCGGAAATGCATTGGCATGTGTAGCCGCCTTGACTGTCATTGATGAGCTTGAGAACGGCTTGATTGATAATGCCAAGAAGCTTGAGCCGCTGTTCAAAGAGAGGCTCCAAGAGATGTACGACAAATACGAGATCATTGGCGACGTTAGGGGTCTTGGTCTTGCCTGGGCGATTGAATTCGTAAAGGACAGAAAGACGAAAGAGTACGCAAGCAAGGAAAGGAACCAAGTCGTTGTTGAGGCACTCAAGAGAGGACTTGCAACCCTCGGCTGCGGAAAGAGCGCCTTAAGACTAATCCCACCACTCACAATCGACGAAGAAGAAGCCAAAATCGGTTTGGACATCCTTGAAGAGGCTATCAAAACTGTTGTTAGCTGA
- a CDS encoding calcium/sodium antiporter: protein MAVEYIITFGIFALGLVMLIKGSDLFVEAATRVAKGFGVSEFIIALVLASIATTLPEVTTSAIAAYQGASGIALGNAIGSALANIALILGLSALIMPLDVHRIAWENTLFMIGVTLYAWVLMRDLVISRIEGLSLVLMYLGFLYYLYKKHVTLEEAKEGKGHLKKDIAILFASGLVVVLGARLVVDSAVKIATAFGIPEVIIGLTLVSVGTSLPEMANSIAATLKKIPNISVGNIVGANILNILIVIGVAALIRPINVNPDIYSFTMPLTLVVMAILAVSLKLNNRVGRKTGVVLLALYAYFLYVSFT, encoded by the coding sequence ATGGCAGTAGAATACATTATAACCTTTGGAATCTTCGCTTTGGGGTTAGTAATGTTAATCAAGGGAAGCGACTTATTCGTTGAAGCTGCCACGAGAGTTGCCAAAGGGTTTGGAGTTAGTGAATTCATAATAGCCTTAGTGTTGGCGAGTATTGCCACAACTTTGCCGGAAGTTACAACTTCGGCTATAGCCGCGTATCAAGGGGCCAGCGGCATAGCTCTCGGAAATGCGATAGGGAGTGCTTTGGCAAACATTGCTCTGATTTTGGGACTATCTGCACTCATAATGCCGCTTGATGTTCATAGAATTGCCTGGGAAAATACACTCTTTATGATTGGTGTTACCCTTTATGCATGGGTTTTGATGAGAGATCTCGTAATTTCGAGGATTGAGGGGCTGAGTTTGGTTTTGATGTATCTGGGCTTTTTATACTACCTTTACAAAAAGCACGTAACCCTGGAGGAAGCCAAAGAGGGCAAGGGGCATCTAAAGAAAGACATCGCGATTTTGTTTGCGAGTGGACTTGTGGTTGTTCTTGGAGCTAGGCTTGTCGTTGATAGTGCAGTAAAAATTGCAACCGCCTTTGGAATTCCCGAAGTGATTATCGGCCTTACGCTGGTCTCAGTTGGTACATCCCTTCCAGAGATGGCAAACTCCATAGCAGCCACACTGAAGAAAATTCCTAACATAAGCGTTGGCAACATAGTCGGAGCGAATATATTGAATATCCTGATAGTAATTGGTGTTGCAGCTCTAATAAGGCCTATAAACGTGAATCCCGACATTTACTCTTTTACAATGCCCTTAACGCTTGTTGTAATGGCGATATTAGCAGTTTCTCTAAAACTAAATAACAGGGTTGGAAGAAAAACAGGGGTTGTCCTTTTGGCCCTCTACGCATACTTCCTCTACGTTAGTTTCACATAA